In a genomic window of Thalassophryne amazonica chromosome 12, fThaAma1.1, whole genome shotgun sequence:
- the LOC117521374 gene encoding tripartite motif-containing protein 16-like, with product MAQQQIEVDREKFCCSICPDLLKDPVTIPCGHNYCRTCIQRHWDEEDLRKIPSCPQCRQTFIPRPVLWKNTMLADLVEELKKTGLQAAPADPCYARPEDVTCDLCTGRKLKALKSCLMCLASYCEKHLQPHYDAAPLKRHKLVEPSKKLQENICSAHDEVMKTFCRTDQQCICYLCSVDHHRDHDTVSAAAERTKRQRELEGSRQQIQQRIQVRDKKMKVLQQEEEAINQSADEAVEDSQETFSQMIHLIEKRSSDVKQQIRSQQKTEVSRVKELQEKLEQEITDLRSKDADLDQLSHTQDHIQFLQNYPSVPRLSQSTDSSSIRIHPLKHFEDVTAAVSKVREELHNILSDEWMKISQTITEVDVLLPEPEPKTRTEFLKYSRKITLDPNSAKRRLILSEGNRKATKVYQDQFYSDHPDRLTGWSQVLSAESLTGRCYWEVKWSGDVFVSVTYKNIKRTGSTEECRFGLNDKSWTLHCYSGDYYFLHNNIRSPVSGPRSSTVGVYLDQCAGVLSFYSVSDTMTLLHRVQTTFTQPLHAGLGFSFESSGELCELN from the exons ATGGCGCAGCAGCAAATTGAAGTAGACAGAGAGAAGTTCTGCTGTTCGATCTGTCCGGATCTCCTGAAGGATCCGGTGACTATTCCCTGTGGACACAACTACTGTAGGACCTGTATTCAAAGGCACTGGGATGAAGAGGATCTGAGGAAAATCCCCAGCTGTCCTCAGTGCAGACAGACCTTCATACCGAGGCCTGTCCTGTGGAAAAACACCATGTTAGCAGATTTAGTGGAGGAGCTGAAGAAGACTGGACTCCAAGCTGCTCCTGCTGATCCCTGCTATGCAAGACCTGAAGATGTGACCTGTGATTTGTGCACTGGGAGAAAACTGAAAGCCCTCAAGTCCTGTCTGATGTGTTTGGCCTCTTATTGTGAGAAACACCTCCAGCCTCACTATGATGCAGCTCCTTTAAAGAGACACAAGCTGGTCGAACCCTCCAAGAAGCTTCAGGAGAACATCTGCTCTGCTCATGATGAGGTGATGAAGACGTTCTGCCGTACTGATCAGCAGTGTATCTGTTATCTCTGCTCTGTGGATCATCATAGAGACCACGACACAGTGTCAGCTGcagcagaaaggaccaagagacagagagagctggAGGGGAGCCGACAACAAATCCAGCAGAGg atccaGGTCAGAGACAAAAAGATGAAGGTGCTTCAGCAGGAGGAGGAAGCCATCAATCAGTCTGCTGATGAAGCAGTGGAGGACAGTCAGGAGACCTTCAGTCAGATGATCCATCTGATTGAGAAGAGAAGCTCTGATGTGAAGCAGCAGATCAGATCCCAGCAGAAAACTGAAGTGAGTCGAGTCAAAGAGCTTCAGGAGAAGCTGGAGCAGGAGATCACTGATCTGAGGAGCAAAGATGCTGATCTGGAtcagctctcacacacacaggatcACATCCAGTTTCTACAAAATTACCCCTCAGTGCCACGTCTCAGTCAGTCTACAGACTCGTCCAGCATCAGAATCCATCCTCTGAAGCACTTTGAGGACGTGACGGCGGCCGTGTCAAAGGTCAGAGAGGAACTACACAACATTCTGAGTGATGAATGGATGAAAATCTCACAGACCATCACTGAAGTGGACGTTTTACTgccagaaccagaaccaaagaccaGAACTGAATTCTTAAAATATTCACGTAAAATCACACTGGATCCAAATTCAGCAAAGAGACGTCTGATTTTATCTGAAGGaaacagaaaagcaacaaaagTGTATCAGGATCAGTTTTATTCTGATCATCCAGACAGATTAACTGGATGGTCTCAGGTCCTGAGTGCAGAGAGTCTGACTGGACGTTGTTACTGGGAGGTGAAGTGGAGCGGAGACGTTTTTGTATCAGTCACATACAAGAACATTAAGAGAACAGGGAGCACAGAGGAATGTAGATTTGGACTCAATGACAAGTCTTGGACTTTACATTGTTACTCGGGCGATTATTACTTCCTTCATAACAATATCAGATCTCCAGTCTCTGGTCCTCGGTCGTCCACAGTCGGTGTGTATCTGGATCAGTGTGCAGGTGTTCTGTCCTTCTACAGCGTCTCTGACACCATGACTCTCCTCCACAGAGTCCAGACCACGTTCACTCAGCCGCTACATGCTGGATTGGGTTTTTCTTTTGAATCCTCTGGTGAGCTCTGTGAGCTCAactaa